The following is a genomic window from Funiculus sociatus GB2-C1.
TGCTTGAGCCAAGGCAGCGCTATAACCTGCTATTTCGGGTTCCCAAGTCTTGAGTTCTATTCCACTGAAAAAGTTGGCATAGAAATAATCCAATATACTGAAGCCAGCGCTGAGAAAATCACCAGTTTCCATGCCAGATGTATATCCAGCTTTCAGTATCGGTATGGTTGCCCTCACTGGTTCCTGGTGATGCTGAATAAAGCTCCCAAATAGATTTGCAATTACGGATTTGAATTCCCGTACATTGAAGCGATCGAGCAATGAAATCGCCAATTTGCCAAAGCCATAGCCCGTTTCTGCATCTCCAAAAAAGGCACACAGCACCATGCCATGAATTACATACCCTACCGTCGATGCAGATGTATTCCCACACTGAAGCGATAAACTCACCATCGCGGAGCTAAGTAGGGGCAGCAAACCAGGCATTCCAATAAAAATGGCTGAAAACAACATTGCCATCACTTGCATTGCTGCCTTAGCCTCGGCATCGGTCATTACCGGCAAATTAGCTAGTTGTTCAATCCGTCTGCCTTGGAGTTGGGTAGCCAGGGCTTGTAGTGCTTTGCCAATCAAGGCTTCGTCAGGTGCAGTGGGGAGTTCAACCCCTAATTGCCCTAGCGCGTTTCTACCCACTGCGATCGCTTCTAATATCTTGCCTTGGGCTGTCTGTGCGACGATTGAAATTTCGTAAATTTTAATTTTGTCTAAAATTGTCTGGGCATTTTGCAACACCAGTGCTGCGATCTGTTCCATACCGTCAAAGTCACCATTCAAATAGGCGGCTTCGGCACCTCCAACATATAGATTCAGTGTCAATTCATACTGACTTTGCCAGCAGTTGGCTGTCAATAATTCAATCCCCGCTTGTACATAAACCCTTGCCGCAGCGTATGCGGTAGAACTTCTTGCCTTACGTCCGGCTGCCAAGTTAAGTTGAGCTAATGCTTCCCGTTCGCTCGGTTGGGTGATTAATTCAATCCCTAGATTCAAATGCCCGACAATATCAAACAGTTTTTCCTCTTTTTCTATTTCTGAGGAATTGTGCTGAAGCAATTGTCCGATTTTGAGATGGGTTGCTTGTTTGCGATCGTCTGGAATCAGAGAATAAGCGGCTTGTTGGACGCGATCGTGTAAAAATTTGTATGTTGGTAATGGGTCAGAGTTTTTCTGCCCGATTGTTAATGCGCCATTCCCTTCTCCCTGGTAAAATTTATAAACCTCGCTAACGGGCAAAATCAGCCCTTCTTGTAGCGTTTTCCATAAGATATTAGCTGTTTCTATAGGCGTTTTTCCATTAACAATTCCTAATGTTGCCAAATCGAATTGATTCCCAATGCAGGCAGCTAATTTTAAAAGTTCTTGCGTTGGAGCTGGCAACTTTCGCAATTGAAGTGCCATAAACTCTACAACATCATCTGTCAGGGCTAATATCCGCACTGTGGCAATATCACACTGCCAATACTGCGCGTTGTAATTGAATGTTATTAGCCCATCTTTATACAAAGATTTTAGAAATTGTGTGCTGAAGAATGGATTACCTTTAGGTTTCTGATAAACCAGTTCAGTTAAAGGTAGAGCCAACGCTGTAGAACAAGCTAGAGTATCGGCAATTAAACAATTCAAATCCGAGAGTTCGAGCGGCTCTAGAGTAATGGTGTTTACCGTTGCTCCAGTTTTTTGAATGTCGGATAATGCCAGTATTAAAGGGTGTACCGGACTGACTTCGTTATCTCGATAAGCTCCCATTAAGAAGAGATAACGCCGTTCGCGATCGCTTGTCAGGAGTTGAATCAAGTTCAACGAGGCTGAATCAGCCCATTGCAAATCATCTAAGAAAATGACGAGCGGATGTTCTTGGGTGGTGAAGACAGAGATGAAGTTCTCGAATAACCGATTGAATCGATTTTGAGCAGCATTACCAGTCAGTTCTGATGCGGGGGGTTGCTCTCCAATAATCCGCTCTAGTTCGGGAATCACATCAACAACTACCTGAGCATTCTCCCCCAATGCTGCCAGGATTTGAGTCTTCCACTGCTCAACTTTAGCGTCAGTTTCGCTGAGCAATTGCCCCATCAAATCTCGAAAAGCCTGTACAAAAGCACTGAAGGGAAGGTTGCGCTGGAATTGGTCGAACTTGCCTTTAATGAAGTAGCCTCGCTGTCTCACGATAGGTTTGTGAACTTCGTTGACGACAGCAGTTTTGCCAATGCCGGAGAAGCCAGTAACGAGCATCATCTCAGCGCTTCCTGTACTAACGCGCTCAAATGCCGCTAGCAAGGCTTGCACTTCAACTTCGCGTCCGTACAACTTTTCAGGGATAATGAAGCGATCGCACAAATCTCGCGATCCTAACTCAAAGTCTGCAATTTCACCTGTCTCTTTCCACTGGTGCAAACAATTTTCCAAGTCGTACTTGAGTCCCAGCGCACTTTGATAGCGGTCTTCCGCATTCTTCGCCATCAGTTTGCTAACTATGAACGACAACACTGACGGAACGCTCTTGTTAAGGTGATGGACTGGGATAGGCTGCTGGGCAAGGTGACAGTGTACTAAGTCCATCGGATCATCCGTTTGGAAGGGCAACTGTCCCGTTAGCATTTCGTAGAAAGTGACTCCCAAAGAGTAGAAATCCGTGCGGTAATCAATCCCCCTATTCATCCGCCCTGTTTGTTCGGGAGAGATATAGGGTAAAGTGCCTTCGAGGACATTTGGATTTTGAATTTCTTGGGTTTCGCGTGGCAGCAAGGAGGCGATGCTGAAGTCAATCAGTTTTACCTCTTTGCTGGTCGGGTTGATTACTATATTGGCGGGTTTGAGGTCTTTGTGGATAACGCGGTGCTGGCACAGTCCCTCAAGGGTATGGGCAACTTGAACCGCAATGGAGAGAAACAAGGGTATCGGCAAGCTAGAAGTTTCGCCGTTTTGCTTGCTTGCTTCTGCTACAGAAGTGAGGTAGCTACACAAGGAAATGCCGCCAAAATCTTCCAGAATCAAAGCGTAGCTGTTATAGTAGCTCTCCAGGTTATAGGTCTTGATGATGCCAGAAAAATCTAGGTTTTTACCAATGATGTATTGGTTGCGGAAGTGAATGAGTTCGTTGAAGCGAGGAAACTCATTTCGCAGTAGTTTTATAACAACTGGTTGCCTGTCTGATTTCCGGGTACCCCGATAAACCACAGTGCGGCTTCCCGCATAAATTTGTTCTTCAATACTGTAGCCCAAAAGGCCGATTGTCGTGTTAGCCATAGCTACTGTTATGCTTGTAGGGATTTTTAAACTTCTTTAACTTACTATTCCCACTAGAGAGGCTGTTATTTATCAACTTATTTTTTCTTAATATAACTTTACTAATTTCCTGATAAAATTATTGTGCTTTACGTGTAAAAAAAAGCAGCTATTTTTAAGCCGGATATTTCGGAAAAATTAAATTTCTTTATCTTTGAGTTCCAAGTTAGCGCTCGCTCAATAGTTGATCCATCGCTGAAACTTGAGTTAACCTGCTCGATGTGTATATGCTCTATAGCAATCCTATTTAAGTTGTGAACGAGTCTTCACCCTGTAGGGACACGGCACTGCCGTGTCCCTACAGGGGTTTACGAATCATTTAGGATTGCTATATCTAGCAATGTAGGAATGCGATCGCGTCATTGGGCGGTTCATTTCCCCTTGAACTGTCAACCCATCTGTGAGTCCGTATAATAAATTACATTTATTTATGAAAATCTACGGTTTGCTCCTCAAGCCATCTACCTTTTGAAATAAATTAGAAATCAAAGTGAAAAAGTTAAAATTATCTTAAATTCTAAATTTTAAATTCTTAAGTGAATATGCCCCCCTATAGGATTGAATTTTTACCCAAACAAAGGTTTTATTAGAGGGTTGTCACTATTAAGATTGTCCTCTAGAGAACATTTATTGATGATATTTTCAGTAGAGCTACTTAGTATTTCCTCCTTAAGTCTGTTGCATTCGATGATACAGCCCCACTTAGCCTTGCACATCCCGGATGGGTTCTTGACCCCACCTGTGATCTTAGTGACATGGCTACTTGCCATCGGATTGATTGCGATCGCCCTAAATCGAGTCCAAGCTGACTACAAGGAACGGGCAGTACCTTTAATGGGAGTTTGTGGCGCTTTTATATTCGCTGCCCAAATGATTAATTTCCCAATTCCCGGCGGTACATCTGGACACCTGCTAGGAGGTACACTAGCCGGAGTTTTGCTGGGGCCGTGGGCTGGATCTCTTGTAATGGCAGCAGTCTTCATCGTTCAGTCTGTCTTGTTTCAGGATGGCGGCCTGTCAGCGCTGGGAGCCAACATCACCAACATGGGATTGGTTGGTACGTTTTGTGGTTACTATTTATACAAAGCAATTCGGTTTGCTCTTGGTCGGGATAATTGGCGAGGAATGTTAGCTGGCACAGCAGTTGCAGCTTGGACAAGCGTATTTATTGCGGCAATGTTGACCGCAGTCCAACTGGCTTTGTCAGAGACAGCGCCATTAGGAGTAGCGATATCGGCATTGGCATTTTGGCACGTACTAATCGGCATTGGAGAAGCAATAATCACAGTCATAGCAGTGAGTTTTGTTTGGCGATCGCGTCCCGATCTTTTCTTCGACCCACCCCGCAGAGCTTATTCGTCCGCATCTCGTTCGTATACAACGCGCTAAATTATGAGTAGCAATATGTCTCCCGAAAGCGCTTCGCACAGGCTCCGCCAACGCAACCGTGCTTTTGTCATCGCTGGCTTAGGAACTGCCCTGCTAATTGCAATTTTCTTGTCCCCCTTCGCTAGTTCAGATCCAGACGGACTAGATAGGGTAGCTCAAGATCATAAGTTTGACAATAAAGCAGCAGAAGACGCACCAGCCCGAAAACTGCCCTTTTACAGCGTTTTTGAAGAGTATGCCGTCAGAGGTGTACCGGAACAAATTGCCACCCCGATTGCAGGTTTAATCGGAACTTTAGCAACGTTTGGCTTGGCTTGGGGAATTGGTAAATTAGTTGTTCGCAACTCTGGTTCACCAACCGATGATTCAGATTATCCCAATCCACCAAGGGAATAAATAGGAAATTAGGTGAATGCTGCTACACCTTGGTGCAGTTCAGTTTGATGTTGATAGCAAGAAGAATACACCCTGGCACTCGTTAGCTCCCAGGACTCGCGTCCTGTGTACGCTGCTGCTTGTGTTTGCGATCGCGCTAACGCCAAACGGACGCTGGTGGACTTGGGCAATCTATGGATTAGGCGTTCTAACTATTATTCGGCTTAGTCGCGTAACTGGGACAGTGCTGCTGAAGCGAATAGCAGTTGAATTTGCTTTCATCGGCGCTGTGCTTCTAGGCACTTTGTTCCGGGAGGGTGGCGAGGTAATTTGGTCTTGGGGGCCGCTAAGAATTACCACAGTTGGTTTGATGGTTTTGGGTAGCGTGACACTGAAAGCGTTGCTATCCCTAATAATACTGAACGTGCTAACTTTAACTACTTCTATTCCCGCACTTTTAAATGCCTTAGTAGCGTTGCGAGTTCCACCACTGTTGGTGGCAATTCTTGCCTCAATGTATCGCTACATTGGTGTTTTAATCGGTGAGTTTAACGCCATGCGTCGGGCAGCAGCATCGCGGAACTTAATGGGTAGCAACCGTTGGCAACGTTTGGTAATTGGCAACATGATGGGATCGCTGTTTATCCGCACTTATGAACGCGGAGATCGGGTTTATCAAGCTATGTTAGCGCGGGGTTATCAGGGGCTACCACCTGTTGAAAAGATGCCGCCTGGAGGACGAAATGACATGATAGCCCTGAGTTTGACAATAATTTTGGCGCTAATTGGACAAGCGATATACCTTTTATAAATAAGTTTTATTTTAAATTGTTGCCATGCACCATAATCCTATATCAATTGAAAATCTTACTTATACTTACCCAGACGGAACTCAAGCTTTAAAAGGAATAAATCTGTCTATCAGAGCAAATGAACGAGTAGCATTAATTGGTGCTAATGGTTCCGGAAAGTCTACGTTGCAGTTACATCTGAACGGGATTATTTTGCCCCAAGAAGGAGAGATAAAAATAGGGGAGTGGTCTATAAATTCGGAAAATATGCGACAAATTCGGAATTTTGTCGGGCTGGTATTTCAAAATCCAGATAATCAACTGTTTATGCCCACAGTTTGGGAGGATGTTGCTTTTGGCCCGATGAATCAGGGTTTGCGAGACAAAGAACTGCAAAATCGAGTGCTTCAGGCAATGGCAGCAGTTGACATCGATCCGGAACACTACGGAAATCGCAACACGGAAAATTTGTCGGGAGGGGAAAAAAAACGGATTGCGATCGCAGGCGTGTTAGCAATGAACCCGCAAGTCTTAGTATTTGATGAACCCTCAGCCCAGTTAGATCCCCGTTCTCGCCGTCAATTAATTCAGTTGCTGTTAAGCTTACCGCTGACGCAACTAATTGCAACCCACGATTTAGACATGGCTTTGGAAATATGCGATCGCACCATTGTCCTGAGTCAAGGACAAATCGTGTACGATGGCGAAACGGAGCGAGTGATGAACGATTCAGATTTTTTGGTTAAACACGCGCTAGAGTCTCCACTATGCTACAGTCGCCCTTACTGTCAGCTGGAAGATGCTCCGCTAAAGCAAATAAAAAAACCTATATTTCATGGTTCCCATGAAGCTTGACACCCAGAAGCGCCCAATGACAAAAGCAATGTCCATAACCAGCCTCACGGATGGGGATCAATTAAGTTAACTTAAGATATATAGATACCTAAAAAATTAATAAAAATAGGATACCAGCAACGCTGGCTCGCGTAAGTTGAGTATCACCCCCGGATGCAGTCGGGGATGCGATCGCTTTATCTGTCAGTACACCATCACTCGCCATCTGTCAAATGAACATCCTGAACAATCTGCTTTTCCAACCCACTCAACCCCGAAGCGAGAAAAAACAGCGCCGTGGCATTGAAATCAAGTCACAGCGTGAAATCGAAATCATGCGACAGGCGGCGAAAATTGTAGCAACCGTTCTCAAAGAAATTCAAGAGATGGTGCAGCCTGGCATGACAACAGCCGATTTAGACGCTTATGCCGAAAAGCGCATCCGCGAAATGGGGGCAACACCCAGCTTTAAAGGCTACCACGGATTCACAGGCTCCATCTGCGCCAGCATCAACAACGAAGTCGTGCATGGCATCCCTAACCCGAAAAAAGTGATCCGGACTGGCGATGTCTTGAAAGTGGATACTGGTGCCTACTTCCAGGGTTATCATGGCGACTCCTGCATCACTATCGCAGTTGGTGAAGTGACACCGGAAGCCGCTAAATTAATTCGCGTCGCCGAAGAAGCCCTCTACAAAGGAATTGAACAAGTCAAAGCCGGAAACTATCTTTTAGACCTTGCTGGTGCCATTCAAGACCATGTGGTAGCCAATGGTTTTAGTATAGTTGAGGACTTCACAGGTCACGGCGTGGGGCGGAATCTACACGAAGAACCGTCAGTCTTCAATTTCCGCACCCGCGAGATGCCCAATGTCAAGCTTCGCGCCGGAATGACTTTGGCAATAGAGCCAATTTTAAATGCTGGTTCCAAGTTTACCCGCATCTTATCCGACAAGTGGACAGCGGTAACGGTAGATAACGCTCTGTCAGCTCAGTTTGAGCATACTGTGTTGGTGACAGAAGACGGATATGAAATTTTGACCGATCGCTCCAAAGTTTAATCCATCGTTGCATAATTGACCCACATCCTCAAGGGTCGATGCTCCACAAACAAAGCCCGCACAGGCGGGCTTCTCTATTTTTCCATCTAAAATAATTTTGTAACGTGAGGCAGGTGCAATATGTATCTAACAGCGCAAGAGTTGGAAGCACGAATGCCCGATGCTACAAAACTTTTGAGCGATGAACCAGAAATGGAAAGTTCTGTATACTACAAGCAACTAGCTTTATTGGTGAGTTGTTTAGAATGGTTGTGGCGCAATCGGAATGATTTTTTTATTGGCGCTAATCTGACAGTTTATTTTAGTCGGCAGCAATTGCGAAATAGAGACTTTCGGGGGCCTGACTTTTTTCTGGTGAAAAACACAGAAAAAAGAGATCGCCCTTCTTGGGTGGTATGGGAAGAAGAAGGCAAATATCCGGATCTAATTATCGAATTACTTTCAACTTCAACAGCTAATATTGACCGAAATTTAAAAAAAGACCTATATCAAAACCGATTTCGCACGCCGGAATACTTTTGGTTCGATCCGGAGAATTTGGAATTTGCGGGGTTCCGGTTAGTAGGAGAACAGTATCAAGCCATTGTGCCAACTGCACAAGGCTGGCTGTGGAGTGAGGTACTGGATTTATATTTAGGTGTGGCTGGGGGCAAATTACGCTACTTTACTCAAGAAGGTGTTTTGGTTCCCACGCCAGAAGAGACAGCAGAACGACTAGCAGAACAGTTGCGAATTCTCGGTGTCGAGCCGGATACTTTAGGTTAGCGCGATCGCGTGAAACAATGTCTATGGCAAGCTAAGATTTTATTGCCAAGATGCACCCCGCAGCGTTCAAAATAAATAGCGATCGCCCAAAATCACGATGAATCAAATTGATTTAGCCTTTACCCCAGCTGTAGAACAAGCGCAACTCATCCGCAGCAAACAAGTCTCGCCGCTAGAGTTGACGGAACTTTACCTGGAACGCATCCACAGGCTAGATGGCAACCTGGGTAGTTATTTTACGGTGATGACAGATGTGGCGCTTGCCGATGCCAAGGCAAAAACGGAAGCTTTAGCTGGCGACACCTCAGAATTACCACCTTTTTTTGGTGTACCGATTTCTATTAAAGACCTCAACCCAGTTGCTGGGGTTCGCTGTACCTACGGAACACCAGCGCTGAGGGACAAAATAGCTGCTTATGATGATGCCGTGGCGGGGCGGATTAAGATGGCTGGCTTTACTATTCTGGGTAAGACTGCCACTTCTGAGTTGGGTTCTATGCCTTTTACAGAAGCACCAGGCTTTCCCCCAACCCGAAATCCGTGGAATCTGGATTATACGCCAGGGGGATCGAGTGGCGGTGCATCGGCGGCGACAGCGGCGGGGTTGTGCGCTTTAGCTCAAGGTTCTGATGGTGGCGGTTCGGTGCGCGGCCCTGCCGCCTGTTGTGGTTTAGTCGGACTTAAACCCTCAAGAGGTCGTATA
Proteins encoded in this region:
- a CDS encoding trifunctional serine/threonine-protein kinase/ATP-binding protein/sensor histidine kinase; this translates as MANTTIGLLGYSIEEQIYAGSRTVVYRGTRKSDRQPVVIKLLRNEFPRFNELIHFRNQYIIGKNLDFSGIIKTYNLESYYNSYALILEDFGGISLCSYLTSVAEASKQNGETSSLPIPLFLSIAVQVAHTLEGLCQHRVIHKDLKPANIVINPTSKEVKLIDFSIASLLPRETQEIQNPNVLEGTLPYISPEQTGRMNRGIDYRTDFYSLGVTFYEMLTGQLPFQTDDPMDLVHCHLAQQPIPVHHLNKSVPSVLSFIVSKLMAKNAEDRYQSALGLKYDLENCLHQWKETGEIADFELGSRDLCDRFIIPEKLYGREVEVQALLAAFERVSTGSAEMMLVTGFSGIGKTAVVNEVHKPIVRQRGYFIKGKFDQFQRNLPFSAFVQAFRDLMGQLLSETDAKVEQWKTQILAALGENAQVVVDVIPELERIIGEQPPASELTGNAAQNRFNRLFENFISVFTTQEHPLVIFLDDLQWADSASLNLIQLLTSDRERRYLFLMGAYRDNEVSPVHPLILALSDIQKTGATVNTITLEPLELSDLNCLIADTLACSTALALPLTELVYQKPKGNPFFSTQFLKSLYKDGLITFNYNAQYWQCDIATVRILALTDDVVEFMALQLRKLPAPTQELLKLAACIGNQFDLATLGIVNGKTPIETANILWKTLQEGLILPVSEVYKFYQGEGNGALTIGQKNSDPLPTYKFLHDRVQQAAYSLIPDDRKQATHLKIGQLLQHNSSEIEKEEKLFDIVGHLNLGIELITQPSEREALAQLNLAAGRKARSSTAYAAARVYVQAGIELLTANCWQSQYELTLNLYVGGAEAAYLNGDFDGMEQIAALVLQNAQTILDKIKIYEISIVAQTAQGKILEAIAVGRNALGQLGVELPTAPDEALIGKALQALATQLQGRRIEQLANLPVMTDAEAKAAMQVMAMLFSAIFIGMPGLLPLLSSAMVSLSLQCGNTSASTVGYVIHGMVLCAFFGDAETGYGFGKLAISLLDRFNVREFKSVIANLFGSFIQHHQEPVRATIPILKAGYTSGMETGDFLSAGFSILDYFYANFFSGIELKTWEPEIAGYSAALAQAKQYTALAYLDMKQQTVRNLTEAVSQPDCLIGDAYDETVMIPKHHQDNELSAIALVYIYKLLLAYSWGNYPAALNHISQAKPYLMALSGLIHIPIFHFYAALTHLALFPTQPEIEQADILTQVEIHQSTLQQWAQNAPMNHLHKWYLVEAEKHRVLGNKADAIEHYDCAISGAKENQFLNEEALANELAAKFYLEWGKEKFAKIYAIEAYYAYSRWGAKAKVIDLEERYPQLLAPILQQNKTRSFEAMTTSNGTSSSTKNQTIAGSTSSTVIDLPAVIKASQALSSEIQLDQLLSTLMQVVVKNAGAQTGVLILNEEGNWKIAVHCSARQDCILQNVLIGQSQEIPPTIINYVKRTKETLVFDDATTQLTFASDPYMKQQQPKSILCTPILHQGKMMAILYLENNLTTGAFTGYQVGILNILCSQAAISLQNARLYQQSQEYAQKLELYLNDLKQMQLQLVQNEKMSALGNLVAGVAHEINNPVGFIAGNLQPAQYYVQDLFNLIDLYQEKFPVPGVEIEAEIEDIDLEYLREDLPKLIGSMKEGVDRIRSISTSLRTFSRADSDRPVPFNIHDGLDSTILILKHRLKANETRPAIEIVKEYGNLPPVECFPGQLNQVFMNILANAIDVLEEQSKGRSFSEIQSLPNQIAIQTAVSEKGERALIKIKDNGGGISDEVKQKIFDHLFTTKPVGQGTGLGLSIARKIVEEKHQGTLEVNSSLGYGSEFVISIPING
- a CDS encoding energy-coupling factor ABC transporter permease, with the protein product MIQPHLALHIPDGFLTPPVILVTWLLAIGLIAIALNRVQADYKERAVPLMGVCGAFIFAAQMINFPIPGGTSGHLLGGTLAGVLLGPWAGSLVMAAVFIVQSVLFQDGGLSALGANITNMGLVGTFCGYYLYKAIRFALGRDNWRGMLAGTAVAAWTSVFIAAMLTAVQLALSETAPLGVAISALAFWHVLIGIGEAIITVIAVSFVWRSRPDLFFDPPRRAYSSASRSYTTR
- a CDS encoding PDGLE domain-containing protein, whose translation is MSSNMSPESASHRLRQRNRAFVIAGLGTALLIAIFLSPFASSDPDGLDRVAQDHKFDNKAAEDAPARKLPFYSVFEEYAVRGVPEQIATPIAGLIGTLATFGLAWGIGKLVVRNSGSPTDDSDYPNPPRE
- the cbiQ gene encoding cobalt ECF transporter T component CbiQ produces the protein MLHLGAVQFDVDSKKNTPWHSLAPRTRVLCTLLLVFAIALTPNGRWWTWAIYGLGVLTIIRLSRVTGTVLLKRIAVEFAFIGAVLLGTLFREGGEVIWSWGPLRITTVGLMVLGSVTLKALLSLIILNVLTLTTSIPALLNALVALRVPPLLVAILASMYRYIGVLIGEFNAMRRAAASRNLMGSNRWQRLVIGNMMGSLFIRTYERGDRVYQAMLARGYQGLPPVEKMPPGGRNDMIALSLTIILALIGQAIYLL
- a CDS encoding energy-coupling factor ABC transporter ATP-binding protein, with the translated sequence MHHNPISIENLTYTYPDGTQALKGINLSIRANERVALIGANGSGKSTLQLHLNGIILPQEGEIKIGEWSINSENMRQIRNFVGLVFQNPDNQLFMPTVWEDVAFGPMNQGLRDKELQNRVLQAMAAVDIDPEHYGNRNTENLSGGEKKRIAIAGVLAMNPQVLVFDEPSAQLDPRSRRQLIQLLLSLPLTQLIATHDLDMALEICDRTIVLSQGQIVYDGETERVMNDSDFLVKHALESPLCYSRPYCQLEDAPLKQIKKPIFHGSHEA
- the map gene encoding type I methionyl aminopeptidase, which encodes MNILNNLLFQPTQPRSEKKQRRGIEIKSQREIEIMRQAAKIVATVLKEIQEMVQPGMTTADLDAYAEKRIREMGATPSFKGYHGFTGSICASINNEVVHGIPNPKKVIRTGDVLKVDTGAYFQGYHGDSCITIAVGEVTPEAAKLIRVAEEALYKGIEQVKAGNYLLDLAGAIQDHVVANGFSIVEDFTGHGVGRNLHEEPSVFNFRTREMPNVKLRAGMTLAIEPILNAGSKFTRILSDKWTAVTVDNALSAQFEHTVLVTEDGYEILTDRSKV
- a CDS encoding Uma2 family endonuclease — its product is MYLTAQELEARMPDATKLLSDEPEMESSVYYKQLALLVSCLEWLWRNRNDFFIGANLTVYFSRQQLRNRDFRGPDFFLVKNTEKRDRPSWVVWEEEGKYPDLIIELLSTSTANIDRNLKKDLYQNRFRTPEYFWFDPENLEFAGFRLVGEQYQAIVPTAQGWLWSEVLDLYLGVAGGKLRYFTQEGVLVPTPEETAERLAEQLRILGVEPDTLG